In one Carassius carassius chromosome 12, fCarCar2.1, whole genome shotgun sequence genomic region, the following are encoded:
- the LOC132155291 gene encoding tubulin beta chain-like, giving the protein MREIVHIQAGQCGNQIGAKFWEVISDEHGIDPTGSYQGDSKLQLERINVYYNEASGNKYVPRAILVDLEPGTMDSVRSGPFGQIFRPDNFVFGQSGAGNNWAKGHYTEGAELVDSVMDVVRKESENCDCLQGFQLTHSLGGGTGSGMGTLLISKIREEYPDRIMNTFSVMPSPKVSDTVVEPYNATLSVHQLVENTDETFCIDNEALYDICFRTLKLTTPTYGDLNHLVSATMSGVTTCLRFPGQLNADLRKLAVNMVPFPRLHFFMPGFAPLTSRGSQQYRALSVPELTQQMFDAKNMMAACDPRHGRYLTVAAIFRGRMSMREVDEQMLNIQNKNSSYFVEWIPNNVKTAVCDIPPRGLKMSATFIGNSTAIQELFRRISEQFTAMFRRKAFLHWYTGEGMDEMEFTEAESNMNDLVSEYQQYQDATADEIGEYEEDDIEDEEAARH; this is encoded by the exons ATGAGGGAGATTGTTCACATTCAGGCCGGACAGTGCGGAAACCAGATTGGTGCCAAG TTTTGGGAGGTGATCAGCGATGAACACGGGATCGACCCCACTGGCAGTTATCAAGGTGACAGCAAACTGCAGCTGGAGAGGATAAATGTATATTACAATGAGGCATCTG GAAACAAATATGTCCCTCGTGCCATCCTGGTGGACCTTGAGCCTGGCACCATGGACTCGGTCCGCTCTGGCCCATTTGGACAAATCTTCAGGCCAGATAATTTTGTGTTTG GTCAAAGCGGAGCTGGGAACAATTGGGCCAAGGGCCACTACACAGAGGGAGCAGAGCTAGTGGACTCCGTTATGGATGTGGTACGCAAGGAGTCCGAGAACTGTGACTGCCTGCAGGGCTTCCAGCTCACGCACTCCCTGGGTGGAGGAACGGGGTCTGGCATGGGCACCCTCCTCATCAGCAAGATCCGTGAGGAGTACCCCGACCGCATCATGAACACTTTCAGCGTCATGCCTTCACCCAAAGTGTCAGACACAGTGGTGGAGCCCTACAATGCTACGCTCTCTGTGCACCAACTGGTGGAGAACACCGACGAGACCTTCTGCATCGACAATGAAGCACTCTACGACATTTGCTTCCGCACACTTAAACTCACCACCCCTACTTACGGCGACCTGAACCACCTTGTGTCAGCAACCATGAGCGGAGTCACCACCTGCCTGCGCTTCCCAGGTCAACTTAATGCAGACCTCCGCAAGCTAGCAGTTAACATGGTGCCCTTCCCTCGCCTCCACTTCTTCATGCCGGGATTTGCGCCTCTGACAAGTCGTGGTAGCCAGCAGTATCGCGCTCTATCAGTTCCAGAGCTAACACAGCAGATGTTTGACGCCAAGAACATGATGGCAGCCTGCGACCCTCGCCACGGCCGCTACCTCACCGTGGCAGCCATCTTCCGTGGCCGTATGTCCATGAGGGAGGTGGACGAGCAGATGCTGAATATCCAGAACAAGAACAGCAGCTATTTTGTGGAATGGATCCCAAACAACGTCAAGACGGCAGTCTGCGACATCCCACCACGTGGGCTCAAAATGTCTGCCACGTTCATCGGCAACAGCACAGCCATTCAAGAGCTGTTCCGCAGGATTTCAGAGCAGTTCACCGCTATGTTCAGACGCAAGGCTTTCCTGCACTGGTACACTGGCGAGGGAATGGATGAGATGGAGTTCACAGAGGCGGAAAGCAATATGAATGACCTGGTCTCTGAGTACCAGCAGTACCAAGATGCCACCGCTGACGAAATAGGCGAATATGAGGAGGACGACATTGAAGATGAGGAGGCCGCTCGCCACTGA